In Penaeus monodon isolate SGIC_2016 chromosome 43, NSTDA_Pmon_1, whole genome shotgun sequence, one DNA window encodes the following:
- the LOC119568293 gene encoding uncharacterized protein LOC119568293, with translation MPRVKEEEMLQLIIKYIDVLEYPGMETLEPSWVQSVLLMAGGRRLNLLMWVLEQFSPAEAVEVQALPQTLQMQRILQTLSALGVCRPGDAEVIEGNAPPGTQYKFWLGCLESIYNLRRFPPLPAHQQSESYAADSLMDQMSHSPHLQLILKEGGVNVVPGDQREKYRAWCKYGQRIPISELLGETEEKLKECQKMYDAMDNRWKAESSSDPKELPTKVCSSIAILANSKNYCKQLELPNTGPLIHEANTKLAALTKWVDTGFGLKGDTGCVQHM, from the exons ATGCCGCGCGTCAAGGAAGAGGAAATGCTGCAGCTCATCATTAAATACATTGAT GTGCTAGAATACCCAGGCATGGAGACCCTAGAACCAAGCTGGGTGCAGTCAGTACTCCTCATGGCAGGGGGTCGGAGGCTGAATCTGCTCATGTGGGTCCTAGAGCAGTTCTCTCCTGCAGAGGCTGTAGAAGTGCAAGCATTGCCCCAGACGCTGCAGATGCAAA GAATACTTCAGACGCTGTCCGCTCTGGGGGTTTGCCGTCCGGGAGATGCAGAGGTAATTGAG GGCAATGCGCCGCCAGGGACCCAGTACAAGTTTTGGCTAGGATGCCTGGAGAGCATTTACAACCTTCGCCGATTCCCGCCCCTCCCTGCACACCAGCAGTCCGAGTCTTATGCTGCCGATAGCCTTATGGACCAGATGTCCCATTCACCGCATTTGCAGTTAATTCTGAAG GAAGGTGGTGTGAACGTAGTCCCAGGTGACCAGAGGGAAAAATACCGTGCTTGGTGTAAATACGGCCAGCGCATTCCCATTTCTGAGCTGCTGGGTGAGACGGAAGAGAAGCTCAAGGAGTGCCAGAAAATGTACGATGCTATGGACAAC AGATGGAAGGCTGAATCGTCCTCAGACCCAAAAGAACTTCCGACCAAAGTGTGCAGCAGCATAGCGATTTTGGCAAACAGCAAGAACTACTGCAAG CAGTTGGAGCTGCCCAACACTGGTCCACTCATTCATGAAGCCAATACAAAACTGGCAGCGCTAACCAAGTGGGTGGATACAGGTTTTg GTCTTAAAGGCGACACAGGATGCGTCCAACATATGTGA